The following coding sequences are from one Apteryx mantelli isolate bAptMan1 chromosome 36, bAptMan1.hap1, whole genome shotgun sequence window:
- the TIMM29 gene encoding mitochondrial import inner membrane translocase subunit Tim29 encodes MAAPGEAAAAAAAPGGSGGLRRRIAESRAGRWWRGLLQDYAEAAREVARGARRRPGRAAGCLALLAGATACGAAVPGAGSFEAALLEAAGSLLLLSPWIRSGVSEGHVQRLLRLRDRGQLRYRNLVFFALVYEAPFDAEAGLYLAQCRYLQPRWCELPGRILDVGFWGRWWVLHAKMRDCDINEEEFRFLPEHLRAVSFHNLHSEANEKLFEEKYKPVVLTEEQIERAEKEQQQQPPPLPGAVGR; translated from the exons ATGGcggcgccgggggaggcggcggcggcggcggcggcgcccgggggcagcggcgggctcCGGAGGCGGATCGCGGAGAGCCGCGCCG GGCGCTGGTGGCGGGGGCTGCTGCAGGACtacgcggaggcggcgcgggaggTGGCGCGGGGGGCTcggcgccggcccggccgggccgccGGCTGCCTGGCCCTGCTGGCCGGTGCGACCGCCTGCGGTGCCGCCGTGCCCGGCGCCGGCTCCTTCGAGGCGGCTCTGCTGGAGGCCGccggctccctgctgctgctctcgCCCTGGATCCGCAGCGGCGTCTCCGAGGGGCACGTCCAGCGCCTGCTGCGGCTGCGGGACCGGGGGCAGCTGCGCTACCGGAACCTCGTCTTCTTCGCCCTGGTGTACGAGGCGCCGTTCGACGCCGAGGCCGGGCTCTACCTGGCGCAGTGCCGCTACCTGCAGCCCCGCTGGTGCGAGCTCCCGGGCCGCATCCTCGACGTGGGCTTCTGGGGACGCTGGTGGGTTCTGCACGCCAAGATGCGGGACTGTGACATCAACGAGGAGGAGTTCCGGTTCCTCCCCGAGCACCTGCGCGCCGTCTCCTTCCACAACCTCCACTCCGAGGCCAACGAGAAGCTCTTCGAGGAGAAGTACAAGCCCGTCGTCCTGACGGAGGAGCAAATAGAGCGAGCggagaaggagcagcagcagcagccaccgcCGCTGCCGGGTGCCGTGGGCCGGTGA